DNA sequence from the Pseudomonas fluorescens Q2-87 genome:
TCGCCATTGGCGATCTGGGTCGGGGTGTAGAACAGGTTGATGTTCTGCTGCAGGGCGCTCAAGGCCAAGCCGACCGCGGCACCGACACCCACCAGGATCGCCAGGATGATGACAAGACGTTTTTTGCGCAGCGGATTCACTGACCGTTCTCCCGGCGCAGACGACGCGCCTCTTGTTGCAGATACCGCTTGCGGGCCAGGATCGGCACCGCCACGTTGAGGGCCACGACCGCCAGGCAGATGCCGTAGGCTGACCAGACATACAGGCCATGATGGCCCATGGCGAGGAAATCGCCGAATGAAGCGAAACTCATCGAGCGGCCTCCAGGCTGTTCTGTACTTCGGCCTTCACCCAACTGGCGCGGGATTCACGCTTGAGCACTTCCAGGCGCATGCGCAGCAGCAGCACCGCGCCGAAGAAACAATAGAAACCCAGCACCGTGAGCAACAGCGGCAGCCACATTTCGACGGGCATCGCCGGTTTTTCCGTGAGGGTGAAGGTCGCGCCCTGGTGCAGGGTGTTCCACCACTCCACCGAATACTTGATGATCGGGATGTTGATCACCCCGACAATCGCCAGCACCGCACACGCCTTGGCGGCGCTGTCACGATTGCTGATGGCGTTGCCCAACGCAATAAGACCGAAGTACAGGAACAGCAGGATAAGCATCGACGTCAGTCGGGCATCCCAGACCCACCATGAACCCCAGGTCGGCTTGCCCCAGATCGCGCCAGTGACCAGCGCCACCGCCGTCATCCAGGCGCCAATGGGCGCGGCGCATTGCAGGGCGACGTCGGCCAGTTTCATTTTCCACACCAGCCCGACCACGCCGCACACCGCCAGCATCACGTAGATAGACTGGGCCAGCATCGCGGTGGGAACGTGGATATAAATGATGCGAAAGCTGTTGCCTTGCTGGTAATCCGGCGGCGCGAACGCCAGGCCCCAGACCACGCCGGAGCCAATCAGCAGCAGAGCAGCGACGCTCAACCAAGGCAACAACTTGCCGCTGATGCCGTAGAACCACTTGGGTGAGCCGAGCTTATGAAACCAGGTCCAGTTCATTGCTGTTTCCAATCACGGTTGCGGCTCGCCATCACGAACCGCCGGGGTGGCCTTTACTTCAAGGGAAGCGGTCAATTTTTGACCAGACCTCGTTATTATTCGCCGACGCTGATCTTCAGGCCAGCGGCTATTGCAAAGGGTGTCAGGGTTATCGCCAGGGCGGTCAGGCTCCCGAGCCACAGCAGATAACCGGTCGCCGGCATGCCCTGCAACGCCGCCTGCAAGGCACCGCTGCCCAGGATCAATACCGGGATATACAGCGGCAGGATCAGCAAGGCCAGCAACAGACCGCCACGCTTCAATCCCACCGTCAATGCCGCGCCCACCGCACCGAGCAAGCTCAGTACCGGTGTGCCCAGCAGCAGCGACACCAGCAGCACTGGCATGCAGGCGGCAGGCAAGCCCAGCATCATCGCCAGCAACGGCGAAAGCAGTACCAGCGCCAGGCCGGAAAAAACCCAGTGTGCCAGTACCTTGGCTAAAACCAGAAGGGCCAGGGGGTGCGACGAAAGGACCCACTGCTCCAGGGAACCGTCTTCGAAATCACTGCGGAAAAGCCCGTCCAGCGAGAGCAGGACCGACAAAAGCGCTGCCACCCAGACCAGTCCTGGAGACAAGGTTTGCAACAATTGAGTCTCCGGGCCGACCGCCAATGGGAACAGTGCGATGACGATCGCAAAGAACACCAAGGGGTTGGCCAGTTCCGCCGGACGACGGAACAGCAGGCGCGCCTCGCGGGCCAGTAACAAGCCAAACACACTCATAAGGCCCAGGTTCCCAGATCGATGCTGCGATAGCCGGATGGTATCCGCGACAAGGTGTGGTGAGTGGTCAAGAGCACCATGCCGCCCTTTTCGCAGTGCCGCGCCAAGTGCTCCTCCAACTGCGCCACGCCCTGTTTATCCAGCGCGGTGAAAGGCTCGTCGAGGATCCACAGTGGCGGGCTGTCCAGGTACAGACGGGCCAGGGCCACGCGACGCTGCTGACCGGCGGAAAGGGTGTGGCACGGCACGTCTTCGAAACCGCGCAACCCCACCGTCGCCAACGCCTGCCAGATGGCGTCGCGACTGGCCGGTTGATGCAGGGCGCAGAGCCAGCTGAGGTTTTCCTCGGGCGTCAGCAGGTCCTTGATCCCAGCGGCGTGGCCGATCCAGAGCAGGTTGCGCGCCAATTCGCTGCGCTGGTCCTGCAAGGGCTGGCCATTGAGCAATACCTGGCCGGCGGTCGGTTGCATCAACCCGGCCAACAGGCGCAACAGGCTGGTCTTGCCGCTGCCGTTGGGGCCACTGACTTGCACCATATCGCCTTGGGAGAGTCTCAATTCGAGATTTTCGAAAAGCAGCCGCAAGTCTCGCTCACAGGCGAGGCCGACGGTTTGCAAAAGAGGACTGGTCAAGGGATCGAGGGCCTTATACGGTTCAAGTCGGCGGTGCAGCAGCCGTTAAAGAGATGCAGCATAGATGCATTGACGGCCTGTTCCACAGAGCTGCGTCAAACAATTGCATGGTTTTCGCCACTGCCTGAAAGACGGGCGGCATTATACATGTCATGCCCTACTCTATTGAGGGCTATTTTCCCAGGGTAAGACTGCAGATGACAGGCGACATGAACATCCTGCCGCTGCCTCAGGCCACGGCAACGACGCGTATGCCGGCGGTCAGTGGCGAGCTGCTCAAGCTGCTGACGCCGGCCGAAGGCCTGATCGGCTCCGGCCAGACCGCCCAGGCCGAAGTGCTGTCGCTCAAGCAGGCCGACCAGACTTTCCAGCTGCTGCTCAAGGTCACCCTGGAGAGCGGCCGCCAGACCACGGTGCAAGCCACCAGCACCCAACCGCTGCCGCAGGGCACCAGCCTGGCCGTGACCCAACCGTCCGCCAGCAACCTGGCGATCGCGGTGCAGCAGGCCGTCGCTTCCAGTGTCGCCACCCTGACCCGCATCGACACAGCGCAATTGCCGGTCGGCACCTTGTTGCAAGGCAAGGTGCTCACCAGCCAGCCATTGCCTCAATTACCCGGGCAACCGGCGGTGTATCGGTCATTGGTGAGCCTGCTCAATACCGCCCAGGCCGGCGCGACCCTGGACATCGACAGCCCCCAGCCATTGCGCATCGGCACGCTGTTGAGCGCCCAGGTGCAGGATGCCCAGACGCTCAAGTTCGTGCCCTTGAGCAACCGCCAGGAACAATTGGCAGTGAGCCAGCAACTGGTCAACCAAGTGAGCCGCCAGGGCTCGCTGGACAGCCTGATCACCGTATTGCAGAACCTGCCTACCACCGACGACACCGGCACCGAACTGCGCGCTGCGGTCACACGACTGCTGGCCGGCCTGCCGGATATCCAGCAATTGAGCACGCCCAAGGGACTGGCCCAAGCCATGATCGCCAGCGGCGCGTTTCTGGAAAGCAAATTACTGGCTGGACAGCCGCCAAGCCTGGCACCGGACATGAAAGGCGACCTGCTGAAATTGATCGCGCAGTTGACCCCGGCCCCGCCTGCTTCCACCAACCTCACTGCAATCATCGCCGCCAATACAATGGCCCAGGTGTTGCCCAGTTTCGTGCGCAGCGCCTTGGGAATGCTCGGCCAGGTCAGCGCCAAGCCGCAACCCACCAGCTTCCCCCTGCCCTCGCGTCAATTGAAGGAGCAGGACGAGGAAGGCGATTTGCAGCATCTGCTGCGCCTGGCCGCCGCCGCCGTATCGCGCTTGCAAAGTCATCAACTGTCGAGCCTGGAGCAGACCGGCCTGACTGACGACGGTCGGCTGATGAGCACTTGGCAATTGGAAATCCCGATGCGCAACCTGCAGGACATCGTGCCTTTGCAGGTCAAGTTCCAGCGCGAGGAAACGCCGCCCAGAGAGCAGCAGCCAAACGAGCGCCGGGAAGAACGCGAAACGAAACAGCAACTCTGGCGCGTCGAGCTGGCGTTCGACATGGAACCGCTTGGGCCGTTGCAGGTTCAGGTCCAGCTACTGAGCGGCAGCCTGTCGAGCCAGTTATGGGCACAACGGCCATATACCGCGAGCCTGATCGAAAGCAACCTGACCGCACTGCGCGAGCGCCTCGTGACGTGCGGCCTGAACGTTGGCGACCTGGATTGCCACCTCGGCACTCCGCCGCAAGGCCCCAAGACTCGCCTGGAACAACGCTGGGTGGATGAAACCGCATGACGACCCATACCGAACCCCGCCAGGCCATCGCCCTCAAGTACGACGGCCACCATGCCCCGACGCTCACCGCCAAGGGCGACGAAGCCCTGGCCGAGGAAATCCTGCGGATCGCCCGGGACAGCGAAGTACCGATTTATGAAAATGCCGAGTTGGTGAAATTGCTGGCTCGCATGGAACTGGGCGATAGCATCCCGGAAGAGCTGTACCGCACAATCGCCGAGATCATCGCGTTTGCCTGGAACCTGAAGGGCAAATTCCCCCAGGGTCATGACCCAAATGCGCCGAGCGTTGAGAAAGACGTGACCGAGCGTGGGGATGATTACTGACTACGGCAACGCCGCTCCTGTGGCTAGGGAGCTTGCTCCCGTTCGGTTGCGCAGCAGCCGCAGAAAGAGGGGCCGCTTGGCGACCCAGCGGGAACGAGCCCCCCCTCTTCACGCACTTAGCCGCCCTTGTGCAACTTGCTCATCAATTCCGCTTCGGCCTGGGTCAAGCCACAGGCCTGGGTCAGTTCGTCGACACTGGCGCCCATGCCCACCAGGCGGGCTGCCTGGGCGAAGGACAGGCTGGAGGGGTCGCGCTGTTCCAGTTGGGCGAGTTTGTCGGGCAACGGCGCGACCACGGCACGCAGCTCATGGAGTGCTTCGCCCATGCGCACGGTGCCGTTCTGGTAATCGTCGACGCGCTTGGCCAGGTCCTTGATGCGCTGATCGCGCAGCGCATCGCCCTGGGCCTGCTGAGCGGCTATTTGACGCTGGCCGCGTATGTACGCCAAAAACATCGCCAGCGTGCCTGCCCAGAAAAGGAACAGGACAATGACTGCAACCTCAAGAATCAAATCAGATACTCTCCAGTTCCGACCACTCTTCTTCGCTCATCATTTTTTCAAGCTCGACCAGGATCAGCAACTCGTTGTTCTTGTTGCAAACGCCCTGGATGAACTTGGCCGATTCCTCGTTACCGACGTTAGGCGCGGTTTCGATTTCCGACTGACGCAAGTAAACCACTTCGGCGACGCTGTCGACGAGGATACCGACCACTTGCTTGTCCGCCTCGATGATCACGATACGGGTGTTGTCGTTGACCTCGGTAGAGCTCAGGCCGAAACGCTGGCGAGTATCGATCACCGTTACCACGTTGCCACGCAGGTTGATGATGCCCAGCACATAGCTTGGTGCACCTGGAACCGGGGCGATCTCGGTATAGCGCAGCACTTCCTGTACGCGCATCACATTGATGCCGTAGGTTTCGTTATCGAGCTTGAAGGTTACCCATTGCAAAATCGGATCTTCGGAACCCTTGAGAGACGACGCCTTATCATTCATACCCTGACCCCTCGAAAAACCGCCTGTGGCGGCGTGTGTTCTGTCCGGCGACTGTGCGCCACCGGTTGTCTTATTTCGGTTTCTGGACCGGCTTGGTGCCGCCCAGGTGTTTTGCCCCGCCGCTGGCGATCAACTCGGCCAACTCGGAAACGTCCAGCAAGGCGCACATGTGTTCGATCACCGTACCGGCCAACCATGGCCGCTGCCCTCGATGGCTGCGCCACTTGATCTCGTTCGGGTCCAGGCGCAGCGAGCGGCTGACCTGATGCACCGCTAGCCCCCACTCGTAACCCTGTACCGAAATCACGTATTGCAGGCCCTGGCGAAAATCATCGCGATAACGGTCCGGCATCACCCATCGCGCGGTATCCAGCACCTTCAGGTTGCCGGCCTGGCTCGGCAGGATTCCGAGGAACCATTCCGGCTGGCCGAACAACGGCGTCAGTTCTTGCCCGGCCAGGGAATAAATCGATCCCAGGCATACCAGCGGCACCGCCAGGGTCAACCCGGCCACATCGAACAACAGGCACTCGAACGGCTCGGCGGCCCAGGCCGGACGGTCATCGCCCGGCACCGGCGGCGGCGGAGTGCTCGGCGGCAGGTGGATTTCCACCACCGGCGTCACCAGCCCCTGCAGTAACGGTGCAACGGTCGAGACCGGCGCCAGGATCGGCGCTGGCGCGTCCATTACCGCCACTGGCGGCTTGACGAACGCTGCCTCGACCGCCGCGGTCAACACAGTCACCTGCGCGTCACGGGCCTGCTCTTCGAGCACGGCGGCTTGAAATTCATCCAACTCACCCGGGGCCTGAACGGTTTCGGGCAATGCCTCGATCACGCTCGGCTCAGGTGGCAATTCTTCGGTCGCTTCCTGCAACAGCCCGTCCAGATAGGACTGCAGGGCCATTTGCGGACGCGAGGTCGTCTTTATCGGCCGGTTCATGGGAACAGTGCGCCACTTGAAAAGGTTATCGGCATGAATGCGCCAGGACTTGAGCGCTCGCAAGCGAACGCGATGCCTGTGGAGAGCCTGGTCACCTTAAGCCACCTGCTGGGGAACGAGTTGTTGGGCCAGCAGGTGCTTGAGCAGCGCGCGGTAGGCCAGCACACCACGGCTCTTGCCATCAAATTGTGAAGGGGTCACGCCGGCACGACTGGCATCGCGCAGGCGGGTATCGACCGGTATGTAGCCCTGCCAGATGTCGTCCGGGTACATGTCCCGCAATACGCGCAGGGTCCCCAGGGACGCCTGGGTGCGGCGGTCGAACAGGGTCGGCACGATATTGAAGGCCAGGGTTTGCTTGCGCGAACGGTTGACCATCGCCAGGGTATTGACCATGCGCTCCAGGCCTTTCACCGCCAAGTGTTCGGTCTGCACCGGAATCACCAATTGCTGGCTGGCTGCCAGGGCGTTGACCATGAGCAGCCCCAGCAGCGGCGGGCTGTCGATAATCGCGTAATCGAAATCCTGCCACAGTTGTGCCAGAGTCTTGGCGATCACCAGGCCGAGGCCGCTCTGTCCTGGCGACTGACGCTCCAGGGTGGCCAGGGCGGTGCTCGACGGCAGCAGGGAAATCCGCTCGTCGCTGGTGGACAGCAGCAATTGCCCCGGCAAGCCTTCGGGCACGGTGCCCTTATGCAGGAACAGGTCGTAATTGCTGTGTTCCAGGGTATCGGGATCGTAGCCAAAGTAACTGGTCATGGAGCCGTGGGGGTCCAGATCGACGATGACCACGCGCTTGCCCGCCTCGGCCAGCAATCCGGCTAAAGCGATGGAAGATGTGGTTTTGCCCACACCACCTTTTTGATTGGCGACTGCCCAGACTCTCATTCGGATCGTTCCTCCCGGCCGAAACAGGCTCGACCGAGAAATAGCTCGGTTATAAAGCGGGTGACGGAGAATTGACGGCACTCTGTCTTCCCGGCGACTTGACCGGGGCCGGTGCAGTTTGTGTGCCAGCACGCTTCAATGCCGCATCGGGTTTTGCATTGGCCGTACCGGTACCCGTCAGGCTGCGGCGGACGTCGAGGTTGCGCGACACCACCAGCACCACTCGCCGGTTGCGCGCGCGCCCCTCGACAGTAGCGTTGTTGGCCACCGGCTGGAACTCGCCATAGCCTACCGAGGCCAGGCGACCGGGGTTCACGCCCTGCATGGCGAGCATGCGGACGATGCTCGCCGAACGGGCCGAAGACAGCTCCCAGTTGGTCGGATACTGCGCGGTACGGATCGGCTGGTCGTCGGTAAAGCCTTCGACATGGATCGGGTTGTCGAATGGCTTCAGGATCGCCGCCACTTTGTCGACGATGTTGAAGGCCAGGTCGCTGGGCATGGCATCACCACTGCCGAACAACAGGCTGGAATTGAGTTCGATCTCGACCCACAGTTCGTTGCCGCGTACCGTCATCTGGTTGGAGCTGATCAGGTCACCGAACGCGGCGCTGATGTCATCGGCAATGCTTTTCAACGGATCGCTGCCGCCGGCGATACCGGTATCGACCTGATCGGTGTCCTTGACCAGCGGCTTGGCCGGGGTCGTGCTCTTGGGCCGCTCATCGCCGATGGGAATGGGCTTGAGGGCACGATCGGAGTCGGTGAAGACGCCGATCAGCGCCTCGGAAATAACCTTGTACTTGCCTTCGTTGACCGACGAGATCGAATACATGACCACGAAAAAGGCAAACAGCAGTGTGATGAAGTCGGCGTAGGAAACCAGCCAACGTTCATGATTGACGTGTTCTTCAGTGTGCCTGCGACGTGCCATGTGTCATCTCCCCCATCAGTCCATGAAGCCCTGGAGCTTCAACTCAATGGAACGCGGGTTCTCGCCTTCGGCGATCGACAGGATCCCCTCCAGCAGCATTTCGCGATAGCGCGACTGGCGCAACGCGATGGACTTGAGCTTGGCGGCAATCGGCAGCAGCACCAGGTTGGCACTCGCCACACCATAGATCGTGGCCACGAACGCAACCGCGATGCCGCTGCCCAGTTGCGACGGATCGGCCAGGTTGCCCATGACATGGATCAAGCCCATCACCGCACCGATGATGCCGATGGTCGGCGCGTAGCCGCCCATGCTTTCGAATACCTTGGCCGCTTCGATGTCACGGCTCTCCTGGGTGTAGAAATCCACCTCCAGGATGCTGCGGATGGCTTCCGGCTCGGCGCCGTCCACCAGCAATTGCAGGCCTTTGCGCGAGTAATTGTCGGGTTCGGCATCGGCCACCCCTTCCAGGCCCAGCAAGCCTTCCTTGCGAGCGGTCAGGCTCCAGTTCACGACCCGATCGATACCGCCGGCCAGGTCGACCCGCGGCGGGAACAGGATCCAGATCAGCACCTGCATGGCGCGCTTGAACGCGCTCATCGGCGACTGCAGCAATGCAGCGCCGACGGTGCCACCGAGCACGATCAAGGCGGCCGGGCCGTTAGCCAACGCCCCCAGGTGACCGCCTTCCAGGTAGTTGCCGCCAATGATGGCGACGAACGCCATGATGATGCCAATCAGGCTGAGCACATCCATTACAGGCACGCCTCGACCAGGTGCCTGCCGATATCGTCCAACCCGTACACCGCGTCGGCAAGATCCGCTTTCACGATCGCCATCGGCATGCCGTAGATCACGCAGCTGGCTTCATCCTGGGCCCAGATCGCGCTGCCGCCCTGCTTGAGCAGGCGCGCGCCTTCGCGACCGTCGGCGCCCATGCCGGTGAGCACCACCGCCAGAACCTTGTCGCCGTAGGACTTGGCGGCGGAACCGAAAGTGATGTCCACACAAGGCTTGTAGTTCAGGCGCTCGTCACCCGGCAGGATTTTCACCGCGCCGCGGCCGTCGACCATCATCTGCTTGCCACCAGGGGCCAACAACGCCAGGCCCGGTCGCAGGATGTCGCCATCCTCGGCTTCCTTGACGCTGATGTTGCACAGCTTGTCCAGCCGCTCCGCGAACGCCTTGGTAAACGCCGCCGGCATGTGCTGGATCAGCACGATGGGGGCCGGGAAATTGGCCGGCAATTGGGTCAGGACCCGTTGCAGCGCCACCGGGCCACCCGTGGACGTACCGATGGCGACCAGCTTGTAGGCCTTGCGCTTGGGTGCCGGTGACGACGTGCTGGCGGGTGCCGGCGCCGGGCGAGCAGGCGCGGGGGCCGGAGCGCTGCGCACCGGTGCCGGATTGAAGCTGCTCGAGGAAACCGGGGTCGATACAGGGCTTGGCGCTGCAACAGGTGCAGGCGTCGGTGCGCTGTAGGCGGAGACACGCCGGTTGCTGCGGGAAATGCTATGGACCTTTTCGCACAACAATTGCCGGACCTTGTCCGGATTGCGGGAAATGTCCTCAAAATTCTTCGGCAGGAAATCCACCGCCCCGGCGTCCAGCGCATCGAGGGTCACCCGGGCGCCTTCATGGGTCAGGGAGGAGAACATCAATACGGGGGTCGGGCAGCGCTGCATGATATGTCGCACTGCCGTGATGCCATCCATCATCGGCATCTCGTAGTCCATGGTGATCACGTCTGGCTTGAGGGCCAGCGCCTGATCGATCGCCTCTTTGCCGTTGGTCGCCGTACCGACGACCTGAATCGTTGTGTCAGCCGAAAGAATTTCCGAGACGCGGCGGCGGAAGAACCCCGAATCATCCACCACCAGGACTTTAACTACCATAAACACTCCGTTAGACGAGGCGCGGCTCTGGGCCACGCCTGTCTTGAATCAAATACGCCGTGCGGCGTAGCGCTTGAGCATGCTTGGCACATCGAGAATCAACGCGATGCGGCCGTCGCCGGTGATGGTGGCGCCGGACATGCCCGGGGTGCCTTGGAGCATCTTGCCCAACGGCTTGATGACCACTTCTTCCTGGCCCACCAACTGGTCGACGACAAAGCCGATCCGCTGGGTGCCCACCGAAAGGATCACCACATGGCCTTCGCCCTGTTCCACGTGAGCCGCAGAGCTGACCAGCCAGCGCTTGAGGTAGAACAACGGCAGTGCCTTGTCCCGCACGATCACCACTTCCTGGCCGTCCACCACGTTGGTGCGCGACAGGTCGAGGTGGAAAATCTCGTTGACGTTGACTAGCGGGAAGGCGAACGCCTGGTTGCCCAGCATCACCATCAGGGTTGGCATGATCGCCAGGGTCAGCGGGACCTTGATGACGATCTTCGAGCCCTTGCCCTTGGTCGAGTAGATGTTGATGGTGCCATTGAGCTGGGCGATCTTGGTTTTCACCACGTCCATGCCCACGCCACGTCCGGAGACGTCGGAAATTTCGGTCTTGGTCGAGAAGCCTGGTGCGAAGATCAGGTTAAAGCAATCCGACTCGCTGAGCCGGTCCGCCGCGTCCTTGTCCATCAGGCCTTTCTTCACGGCGATACCGCGCAGGACATCAGCGTCCATGCCCTTGCCGTCATCGGAGATGGACAACAGGATGTGGTCGCCTTCCTGTTCAGCCGACAGGATGACCTTGCCGCTGCGGGGCTTGCCCATCGCTTCGCGGTCAGCCGGCTCTTCGATACCGTGGTCGACCGAGTTGCGCACCAAGTGGACCAATGGGTCGGCCAGGGCCTCGACAAGGTTCTTGTCCAGGTCGGTCTCTTCGCCCACCAGTTCCAGATTGATTTCTTTCTTGAGCTGGCGAGCCAGGTCACGAACCAGGCGCGGGAAGCGCCCGAAGACTTTCTTGATCGGCTGCATCCGCGTCTTCATGACGGCGGTCTGCAGGTCGGCCGTGACCACGTCGAGGTTCGACACGGCCTTGGACATGGCTTCGTCCTGGCTGTTGAGGCCCAGGCGAACCAGGCGGTTACGCACCAGCACCAGTTCGCCGACCATGTTCATGATCTCGTCCAGGCGCGCAGTGTCGACCCGCACAGTGGTCTCGGCTTCGCTGGCGGGTTTTTCCGCCGGCGCAGCCGCAGGGGCACGGGCCGGCGCCGGGGCAGCTGCAGCGGCAGGCTTGGGGGCCTCGGCTTTCGGCTCCGGTGCCTTGGCGGCGGGTTTAGGCGCTGCCTTGGCCGCGGGTGCGACGGTGGCGGCGGGCGCAACAGAAGCCGTACCGACTTCGCTGAACTTGCCTTTGCCGTGCAGCTCGTCGAGCAGCGACTCGAATTCGTGGTCGCTGATCAGGTCGCTGCCGGCCGCAGCAGCGGCAGGCTTGGCCGGAGTCGGCGCGGAAGCGATGGCCGAATCCAGCGCGTCAACGGCAAAGGTGCCCTTGCCGTGCAACTGATCGAGCAGCGCTTCGAATTCATCATCGGTGATGTCGGAGTTGTCGCCGGCCGCTTTCGGCGCGGCTGGGGTCGCCGGGGCTGCCGCAGGAACGACGGCATCGACCGCGAACTGGCCCTTGCCATGCAACTGATCGAGCAGTGACTCGAACTCAGCGTCGGTGATTTCATCGCTGCCAGCAGCAGAGGCCGCCGGCGCAGCAGGGGCGACAGGAGCGGCTGGTGCCTCGGCCTCGGCCTTGACGGCGTTCAGCGAGTCCAGCAGTTGTTCGAATTCATTATCGGTGATGTCACCCGATGCTTCGGCGACCGGTTCTTCA
Encoded proteins:
- the ccmB gene encoding heme exporter protein CcmB; protein product: MSVFGLLLAREARLLFRRPAELANPLVFFAIVIALFPLAVGPETQLLQTLSPGLVWVAALLSVLLSLDGLFRSDFEDGSLEQWVLSSHPLALLVLAKVLAHWVFSGLALVLLSPLLAMMLGLPAACMPVLLVSLLLGTPVLSLLGAVGAALTVGLKRGGLLLALLILPLYIPVLILGSGALQAALQGMPATGYLLWLGSLTALAITLTPFAIAAGLKISVGE
- a CDS encoding EscU/YscU/HrcU family type III secretion system export apparatus switch protein; the protein is MTTHTEPRQAIALKYDGHHAPTLTAKGDEALAEEILRIARDSEVPIYENAELVKLLARMELGDSIPEELYRTIAEIIAFAWNLKGKFPQGHDPNAPSVEKDVTERGDDY
- a CDS encoding DUF2802 domain-containing protein, with amino-acid sequence MILEVAVIVLFLFWAGTLAMFLAYIRGQRQIAAQQAQGDALRDQRIKDLAKRVDDYQNGTVRMGEALHELRAVVAPLPDKLAQLEQRDPSSLSFAQAARLVGMGASVDELTQACGLTQAEAELMSKLHKGG
- a CDS encoding CheW domain-containing protein; this translates as MNRPIKTTSRPQMALQSYLDGLLQEATEELPPEPSVIEALPETVQAPGELDEFQAAVLEEQARDAQVTVLTAAVEAAFVKPPVAVMDAPAPILAPVSTVAPLLQGLVTPVVEIHLPPSTPPPPVPGDDRPAWAAEPFECLLFDVAGLTLAVPLVCLGSIYSLAGQELTPLFGQPEWFLGILPSQAGNLKVLDTARWVMPDRYRDDFRQGLQYVISVQGYEWGLAVHQVSRSLRLDPNEIKWRSHRGQRPWLAGTVIEHMCALLDVSELAELIASGGAKHLGGTKPVQKPK
- the ccmD gene encoding heme exporter protein CcmD; translation: MSFASFGDFLAMGHHGLYVWSAYGICLAVVALNVAVPILARKRYLQQEARRLRRENGQ
- a CDS encoding flagellar motor protein, with product MDVLSLIGIIMAFVAIIGGNYLEGGHLGALANGPAALIVLGGTVGAALLQSPMSAFKRAMQVLIWILFPPRVDLAGGIDRVVNWSLTARKEGLLGLEGVADAEPDNYSRKGLQLLVDGAEPEAIRSILEVDFYTQESRDIEAAKVFESMGGYAPTIGIIGAVMGLIHVMGNLADPSQLGSGIAVAFVATIYGVASANLVLLPIAAKLKSIALRQSRYREMLLEGILSIAEGENPRSIELKLQGFMD
- the ccmA gene encoding cytochrome c biogenesis heme-transporting ATPase CcmA, with translation MTSPLLQTVGLACERDLRLLFENLELRLSQGDMVQVSGPNGSGKTSLLRLLAGLMQPTAGQVLLNGQPLQDQRSELARNLLWIGHAAGIKDLLTPEENLSWLCALHQPASRDAIWQALATVGLRGFEDVPCHTLSAGQQRRVALARLYLDSPPLWILDEPFTALDKQGVAQLEEHLARHCEKGGMVLLTTHHTLSRIPSGYRSIDLGTWAL
- a CDS encoding chemotaxis protein CheW, with amino-acid sequence MNDKASSLKGSEDPILQWVTFKLDNETYGINVMRVQEVLRYTEIAPVPGAPSYVLGIINLRGNVVTVIDTRQRFGLSSTEVNDNTRIVIIEADKQVVGILVDSVAEVVYLRQSEIETAPNVGNEESAKFIQGVCNKNNELLILVELEKMMSEEEWSELESI
- the motD gene encoding flagellar motor protein MotD encodes the protein MARRRHTEEHVNHERWLVSYADFITLLFAFFVVMYSISSVNEGKYKVISEALIGVFTDSDRALKPIPIGDERPKSTTPAKPLVKDTDQVDTGIAGGSDPLKSIADDISAAFGDLISSNQMTVRGNELWVEIELNSSLLFGSGDAMPSDLAFNIVDKVAAILKPFDNPIHVEGFTDDQPIRTAQYPTNWELSSARSASIVRMLAMQGVNPGRLASVGYGEFQPVANNATVEGRARNRRVVLVVSRNLDVRRSLTGTGTANAKPDAALKRAGTQTAPAPVKSPGRQSAVNSPSPAL
- a CDS encoding ParA family protein is translated as MRVWAVANQKGGVGKTTSSIALAGLLAEAGKRVVIVDLDPHGSMTSYFGYDPDTLEHSNYDLFLHKGTVPEGLPGQLLLSTSDERISLLPSSTALATLERQSPGQSGLGLVIAKTLAQLWQDFDYAIIDSPPLLGLLMVNALAASQQLVIPVQTEHLAVKGLERMVNTLAMVNRSRKQTLAFNIVPTLFDRRTQASLGTLRVLRDMYPDDIWQGYIPVDTRLRDASRAGVTPSQFDGKSRGVLAYRALLKHLLAQQLVPQQVA
- a CDS encoding heme ABC transporter permease — protein: MNWTWFHKLGSPKWFYGISGKLLPWLSVAALLLIGSGVVWGLAFAPPDYQQGNSFRIIYIHVPTAMLAQSIYVMLAVCGVVGLVWKMKLADVALQCAAPIGAWMTAVALVTGAIWGKPTWGSWWVWDARLTSMLILLFLYFGLIALGNAISNRDSAAKACAVLAIVGVINIPIIKYSVEWWNTLHQGATFTLTEKPAMPVEMWLPLLLTVLGFYCFFGAVLLLRMRLEVLKRESRASWVKAEVQNSLEAAR
- a CDS encoding flagellar hook-length control protein FliK: MTGDMNILPLPQATATTRMPAVSGELLKLLTPAEGLIGSGQTAQAEVLSLKQADQTFQLLLKVTLESGRQTTVQATSTQPLPQGTSLAVTQPSASNLAIAVQQAVASSVATLTRIDTAQLPVGTLLQGKVLTSQPLPQLPGQPAVYRSLVSLLNTAQAGATLDIDSPQPLRIGTLLSAQVQDAQTLKFVPLSNRQEQLAVSQQLVNQVSRQGSLDSLITVLQNLPTTDDTGTELRAAVTRLLAGLPDIQQLSTPKGLAQAMIASGAFLESKLLAGQPPSLAPDMKGDLLKLIAQLTPAPPASTNLTAIIAANTMAQVLPSFVRSALGMLGQVSAKPQPTSFPLPSRQLKEQDEEGDLQHLLRLAAAAVSRLQSHQLSSLEQTGLTDDGRLMSTWQLEIPMRNLQDIVPLQVKFQREETPPREQQPNERREERETKQQLWRVELAFDMEPLGPLQVQVQLLSGSLSSQLWAQRPYTASLIESNLTALRERLVTCGLNVGDLDCHLGTPPQGPKTRLEQRWVDETA